A region from the Halomonas piscis genome encodes:
- a CDS encoding nucleoside deaminase, with translation MTSETSRFDEQMIHQAVTLALTNADKGGEPFGAVLTRGTEIVAEGVNDAHIDHDLTAHAEIQALRHAGKAQRQASHTGTTMYASGKPCAMCMAAMIQAGVARIVFAADDDLGGPYGFSTESLYRQMQGNFGHQGIDVVHLPHPESREAFERYQALLG, from the coding sequence ATGACCTCGGAAACGTCACGCTTTGATGAGCAAATGATCCATCAGGCCGTCACCCTGGCGCTGACCAACGCGGACAAGGGCGGCGAGCCGTTCGGCGCCGTTCTGACCCGGGGGACCGAGATCGTCGCCGAAGGGGTCAACGATGCCCACATCGACCACGACCTGACCGCCCACGCCGAAATCCAGGCGCTGCGCCATGCGGGCAAGGCCCAGCGCCAGGCGAGCCATACGGGCACGACCATGTACGCCAGCGGCAAACCTTGCGCCATGTGCATGGCGGCGATGATCCAGGCCGGCGTGGCGCGCATTGTGTTCGCCGCAGACGACGACCTGGGCGGCCCCTACGGTTTTTCCACCGAGTCGCTGTACCGGCAGATGCAGGGCAACTTTGGCCATCAGGGCATCGACGTGGTTCACCTCCCCCACCCCGAGAGCCGGGAAGCGTTCGAGCGCTATCAGGCCCTGCTGGGCTGA
- a CDS encoding AzlD domain-containing protein, with the protein MSSALWLAVLASALGTLLLRLLPLLWMRRRLSRLDDSEGAEALPQWLSILGPLMIAAVLGVSLVPRHPDTGSWLATGLGVLVTLAVWRRVRSLGWPVAAGVATYGVVVLLLG; encoded by the coding sequence ATGAGTAGCGCCCTCTGGCTTGCCGTTCTGGCCTCGGCGCTGGGCACCCTGCTGCTGCGGCTGCTGCCGCTGTTGTGGATGCGCCGGCGGCTCAGCCGGCTGGATGATTCGGAAGGCGCCGAAGCGCTCCCCCAGTGGCTCAGCATTCTGGGCCCGCTGATGATCGCGGCCGTGCTCGGCGTCTCGCTGGTGCCGCGCCACCCCGATACCGGCTCCTGGCTGGCCACGGGGCTCGGAGTGTTGGTGACCCTGGCCGTGTGGCGGCGGGTGCGCTCGCTGGGCTGGCCGGTGGCGGCGGGGGTGGCGACGTACGGGGTGGTAGTGCTACTACTTGGGTGA
- a CDS encoding Crp/Fnr family transcriptional regulator, whose amino-acid sequence MTRKRTTPLSDGHVSPGSCSAELRAQILGNAPYFRGLPTPAREAVNRLFRSVDYPAGKMIYHEGEPAETLFLVAHGKVKLLQHSRSGDEVVLDLLSQGDPFGGLTVLGRRRYPQSAVAQTACCVLLITLSDFRSLLHCYPAVALSALDGVAQDLEAAQDTIRSLSTLAVEARIAQALLDLAERLGEADEAGMLIQSPLSQQDLAAMVATTAATVSRVISDLRRRGYVETGRQWIRLRDREGLARLVEESEPGR is encoded by the coding sequence ATGACACGCAAGCGCACGACGCCGCTGAGCGATGGCCATGTGAGTCCCGGCAGCTGTTCGGCCGAGCTGCGCGCGCAGATACTGGGCAATGCGCCGTACTTCCGGGGCTTGCCGACGCCGGCTCGGGAGGCCGTTAACCGTCTTTTCCGCAGCGTCGACTATCCCGCCGGCAAAATGATTTACCACGAAGGCGAGCCCGCCGAGACGCTCTTCCTGGTCGCTCATGGCAAGGTCAAGCTGCTTCAGCACAGTCGCTCCGGCGATGAGGTCGTGCTCGACCTGCTGAGCCAGGGCGACCCCTTCGGCGGGCTGACGGTGCTCGGCCGGCGCCGCTACCCGCAGAGCGCGGTGGCGCAGACGGCGTGCTGCGTGCTTCTGATCACGCTTTCGGACTTCCGCAGTCTGCTGCATTGCTACCCGGCGGTGGCGCTGAGCGCGCTCGACGGCGTGGCGCAGGATCTCGAAGCGGCCCAGGATACCATCCGCTCGCTCAGCACCCTGGCGGTAGAGGCGCGGATCGCCCAGGCACTGCTTGACCTGGCCGAGCGGCTGGGCGAGGCCGACGAGGCCGGCATGCTCATTCAGTCGCCGCTGTCCCAGCAGGACCTGGCCGCCATGGTGGCCACCACCGCGGCGACCGTAAGCCGAGTGATTTCCGACCTGCGGCGCCGCGGCTACGTGGAGACCGGTCGCCAGTGGATACGCCTGCGCGACCGCGAAGGCCTCGCTCGCCTGGTCGAAGAGAGCGAGCCGGGGCGCTGA
- a CDS encoding AzlC family ABC transporter permease: MALQATPSRPALTGIRETFPLMGGYVPVAVSFGLIAVQAEFAPWEAIVISTLFYAGASQFLFVGMVAGGAPLWLVIIMTLLINVRHLVYAPNLAPWMTASRGWPWLIHGLTDQVFALAHQRLPQLPVDQRLGWFAGVSLFAWAGWVGGTALGAFSGGWLMSRWPLLGEVLPFALPSLFIVLVAPRFTSWRWGLALSVSIGVALASALAGLTNPGIPFAALCGALCFYLVKHGPGLSRGRHE; encoded by the coding sequence TTGGCCCTGCAAGCTACCCCTTCCCGCCCGGCGCTCACGGGAATACGCGAGACCTTTCCCCTGATGGGCGGCTACGTGCCGGTTGCCGTCTCATTCGGCCTGATTGCGGTCCAGGCGGAGTTCGCCCCCTGGGAGGCGATTGTCATCTCGACGCTATTCTACGCCGGCGCCTCGCAGTTTCTGTTCGTGGGGATGGTCGCCGGCGGCGCTCCGCTGTGGCTGGTGATCATCATGACGCTGCTGATCAACGTCCGCCACCTGGTCTATGCGCCCAACCTGGCGCCCTGGATGACGGCGAGCCGCGGCTGGCCGTGGCTGATTCACGGCCTCACCGATCAGGTTTTTGCCCTGGCGCACCAGCGCCTGCCCCAGCTGCCGGTGGACCAGCGTCTGGGCTGGTTCGCCGGGGTCTCGCTGTTCGCCTGGGCCGGGTGGGTTGGCGGCACCGCGCTCGGCGCCTTCTCCGGCGGCTGGCTGATGTCGCGCTGGCCGCTGCTCGGCGAGGTGCTGCCCTTTGCCCTGCCGTCGCTCTTTATCGTGCTGGTGGCGCCGCGCTTCACTTCCTGGCGCTGGGGGCTGGCGCTGAGCGTCAGCATCGGTGTGGCCCTGGCCAGCGCCCTGGCGGGGCTGACCAACCCGGGCATTCCCTTTGCCGCCCTCTGCGGCGCCCTGTGCTTCTATCTGGTCAAGCACGGCCCCGGCTTGTCGCGAGGCCGCCATGAGTAG
- a CDS encoding IS110 family RNA-guided transposase, with protein MKQSNATQPAIVERTVAQRVSAASNVHAAYIGLDVHKASISVAIAEAGRQAPEFRGEIPNEPQAIDKLVRQLSQRFDGQPLLFSYEAGPCGYGVYHQIQASGHDCEVVAPTLIPQRAGDRIKTDRRDAKMLARLSRSGELTPVWVPTPEQEAIRDLTRAREDMKAAELRARQRLNAFLLRHSKIYPGKSKWIPAHFRWLETVRFDTPVQQVVLQEYVDNVKDAQRRVAGLEKQMRAVLPNWSLAPVVEAVQAMRGVSLITAMTVLAELGDISRFDSPRQLMAYLGLVPSEHSSGGSRRQGGITKTGNGHVRRVLVEAAWSYRFPARKTRIIEQRAEKTSPTVQAIAWEAQKRLCGRYRRLAATGKAKQQVTTAVAREMAGFLWAIACEAMGKPHGSRATA; from the coding sequence ATGAAACAGTCTAACGCAACTCAGCCAGCTATTGTCGAGCGCACTGTTGCCCAGCGGGTTAGTGCTGCCAGCAACGTCCACGCCGCTTATATTGGCCTGGACGTGCACAAGGCGAGTATCTCCGTGGCAATCGCCGAGGCCGGACGCCAAGCTCCCGAGTTCCGCGGCGAAATTCCGAACGAGCCTCAGGCCATCGATAAGCTGGTTCGTCAGTTGAGTCAGCGTTTCGATGGGCAGCCGCTGTTATTCAGCTACGAAGCTGGCCCCTGTGGCTACGGGGTCTATCACCAGATTCAGGCCAGCGGCCATGATTGCGAGGTCGTTGCCCCGACGCTGATTCCTCAGCGCGCAGGGGATCGCATCAAGACCGACCGTCGCGATGCCAAGATGCTGGCTCGCCTGTCGCGCTCAGGAGAGCTGACACCGGTCTGGGTGCCAACGCCGGAACAGGAGGCGATTCGCGATCTGACGCGTGCCCGGGAAGACATGAAAGCCGCTGAGCTCCGCGCCCGACAGCGACTCAACGCCTTCTTGTTGCGGCACAGCAAGATCTACCCCGGCAAGAGCAAGTGGATACCGGCACACTTCCGCTGGCTGGAGACGGTGCGCTTCGACACCCCGGTTCAGCAGGTTGTGTTGCAGGAGTACGTCGACAACGTGAAAGATGCCCAGCGCCGTGTGGCGGGTCTCGAAAAACAGATGAGAGCGGTGTTACCAAACTGGTCACTGGCTCCGGTGGTCGAGGCCGTTCAGGCGATGCGGGGCGTGAGCCTGATCACGGCGATGACGGTGCTGGCCGAGCTGGGTGACATCAGTCGCTTCGACTCGCCCCGCCAGCTGATGGCCTACCTGGGCCTGGTGCCCAGCGAGCACTCGAGCGGGGGCAGTCGGCGCCAGGGCGGCATCACCAAGACCGGCAACGGCCATGTGCGACGAGTGCTGGTGGAGGCGGCCTGGAGCTACCGGTTCCCGGCCCGCAAGACGCGCATTATTGAGCAGCGCGCCGAGAAGACCTCGCCAACGGTGCAGGCGATCGCCTGGGAGGCACAGAAGCGACTGTGCGGGCGCTACCGCCGCCTGGCTGCCACGGGCAAGGCCAAGCAGCAAGTCACCACGGCGGTGGCGCGAGAAATGGCCGGCTTCCTGTGGGCGATTGCCTGCGAAGCGATGGGCAAACCGCACGGCAGCCGGGCCACCGCATGA
- a CDS encoding heavy metal translocating P-type ATPase, producing MTGQSIPGALFIGEYWESAAVTFLFVLGGYLEARTLARTRSALKDLLALAPVEVVVRREGDEVTVAPHEVEPGETVIVRPGGRIGVDGSILGGRAAIDESAITGEPIPAEKQEADSVFAGTVSHDGYLEIRAEGVGADTTLARIIQRVEEAQEAKAPTQRFIERFAAWYTPAIIVMALGAYALTRDAPLALTLLVIACPGALVISTPISVIAGIGRSARGGILIKGGEYLETAGRIRAVAFDKTGTLTQGRPEVMTVTPLAGIPALSAAENTQPRQRLLHWAALAESGSEHPLGRAVERALPADYAGPRADDFETAAGGGISARWRGRRVEIGRPDWLGERVDEWPDAAAAALEDIRERGETVAAVAVDGALVGLLGFADRIRPEAVEALKALRATGVKRLVMLTGDHAASARRIARELGIEEVQAGLLPEQKLEAIETLQRESGTTAMVGDGINDAPALATADIGIAMGAAGTDVAIESADVALMADDLGKIAEAVGMARATLNNIRQNVVIALLTVAGLLAGVFANEVHMAGGMFIHQVSVLVVVVNGMRLMRARPLRQRSALAAGRLAPAA from the coding sequence TTGACGGGTCAATCCATACCAGGGGCGCTGTTCATCGGCGAGTACTGGGAATCCGCGGCGGTTACCTTCCTGTTCGTGCTGGGCGGCTATCTGGAGGCGCGGACTCTGGCCAGGACCCGTTCGGCGCTCAAGGACCTGCTGGCGCTGGCGCCCGTTGAGGTGGTCGTGCGTCGGGAGGGCGACGAGGTGACGGTGGCACCCCACGAGGTCGAGCCCGGCGAGACGGTCATCGTGCGGCCGGGCGGGCGCATCGGCGTCGACGGCAGTATTCTCGGCGGCCGCGCCGCCATCGACGAAAGTGCCATCACCGGCGAGCCCATCCCCGCCGAGAAGCAGGAGGCAGACAGCGTTTTTGCCGGCACCGTGAGCCACGACGGCTATCTCGAGATCCGCGCCGAAGGCGTCGGCGCCGACACCACGCTTGCGCGCATCATCCAGCGCGTGGAAGAGGCCCAGGAAGCCAAGGCGCCGACCCAGCGGTTTATCGAGCGCTTCGCCGCCTGGTACACGCCGGCCATTATCGTCATGGCCCTGGGCGCCTACGCGCTCACCCGGGATGCCCCGCTGGCCCTGACGCTGCTGGTGATCGCCTGCCCCGGGGCGCTGGTGATTTCCACGCCGATCTCGGTGATCGCCGGCATCGGCCGCTCGGCCCGCGGCGGTATTCTGATCAAGGGCGGCGAGTACCTGGAAACCGCCGGGCGCATCCGCGCCGTGGCCTTCGACAAGACCGGGACGCTTACCCAGGGGCGCCCCGAGGTCATGACGGTCACGCCGCTTGCCGGTATCCCGGCGCTTTCCGCGGCTGAAAATACGCAGCCGCGCCAGCGGCTGCTGCACTGGGCGGCGCTGGCCGAGAGCGGCTCGGAGCACCCGCTCGGCCGGGCGGTGGAGCGGGCGCTGCCGGCGGACTACGCGGGCCCGCGTGCCGACGATTTCGAGACCGCGGCGGGCGGCGGCATCAGCGCCCGCTGGCGGGGTCGGCGGGTCGAGATCGGCCGCCCGGACTGGCTCGGGGAGCGGGTCGACGAATGGCCCGACGCGGCGGCCGCGGCGCTTGAGGACATCCGCGAGCGCGGCGAAACCGTTGCCGCGGTGGCCGTGGACGGCGCGCTGGTCGGCCTGCTGGGCTTTGCCGACCGCATTCGTCCCGAAGCGGTGGAAGCGCTGAAGGCCCTGCGCGCGACCGGCGTCAAGCGCCTGGTGATGCTGACCGGCGATCACGCCGCCAGCGCCCGGCGCATTGCCCGGGAGCTGGGCATCGAGGAGGTGCAGGCCGGGCTCTTGCCCGAGCAGAAGCTTGAAGCTATCGAGACGCTTCAGCGCGAAAGCGGTACTACCGCCATGGTCGGCGACGGCATCAACGACGCCCCGGCGCTGGCTACCGCGGATATCGGCATCGCCATGGGCGCGGCGGGTACCGATGTCGCCATCGAGAGCGCCGACGTGGCGCTGATGGCCGACGATCTGGGCAAGATCGCCGAAGCGGTGGGCATGGCCAGGGCGACCCTGAACAACATCCGCCAGAACGTGGTGATTGCGCTGCTGACCGTGGCGGGGCTGCTCGCCGGCGTCTTCGCCAACGAGGTGCACATGGCCGGCGGCATGTTTATCCACCAGGTCTCGGTGCTGGTGGTGGTGGTCAACGGCATGCGGCTGATGCGCGCCCGCCCACTTCGCCAGCGTTCGGCGTTAGCCGCCGGAAGGCTGGCGCCGGCTGCCTAG
- a CDS encoding class I SAM-dependent methyltransferase: protein MFSDLVSDLDHYSVEPDLLLNVPYVPTDEKVVDEMLSLADVGRRDVLYDLGSGDGRIVVAAAMQRDARAVGIELDPLRVADAMEYAGSAGVEYMVDFVEDDIFSADISEATVVTLYLLDSINVELRPRLLSELAPGTRIVSHAFNMGDWQADERRTFSGAIVYLWIVPARVAGTWEWPTPDGGRYRVTLEQKYQHVTASAWRNGRKARVKTAKLSGSRLTLLLRASENALLEQYILEFANGRLVCATADEETRARAKTAPAERSGALNDTGLAAARPSRLSDTGRERLGSRRQPSGG from the coding sequence TTGTTCAGCGATTTAGTCAGCGATCTTGATCACTATTCGGTTGAGCCGGACCTGCTTTTAAATGTGCCCTACGTGCCCACGGACGAGAAAGTCGTCGACGAAATGCTGAGTCTGGCCGACGTCGGCCGCCGGGACGTGCTCTACGACCTGGGCTCCGGCGACGGCCGCATCGTCGTGGCCGCCGCCATGCAGCGCGATGCCCGCGCCGTGGGGATCGAGCTTGACCCGCTGCGCGTGGCCGATGCCATGGAGTACGCGGGCTCCGCGGGCGTCGAATACATGGTCGACTTTGTCGAGGACGATATTTTCAGCGCGGACATCAGCGAAGCCACCGTCGTCACCCTCTATCTGCTCGACTCAATCAACGTGGAGCTGCGCCCCCGGCTGCTCAGCGAGCTTGCCCCGGGCACGCGGATCGTCTCCCACGCCTTCAACATGGGCGACTGGCAGGCAGACGAGCGGCGCACCTTCAGCGGCGCCATCGTCTACCTGTGGATAGTCCCCGCCCGGGTTGCCGGCACCTGGGAGTGGCCGACCCCGGACGGCGGACGGTATCGCGTCACGCTCGAGCAGAAATACCAGCACGTGACTGCCAGCGCCTGGCGCAACGGCCGAAAAGCCCGGGTAAAAACGGCCAAGCTCAGCGGCAGCCGGCTGACGCTGCTGCTGCGGGCAAGCGAGAACGCCCTGCTCGAGCAGTACATTCTGGAGTTTGCCAACGGCCGGCTGGTCTGCGCCACCGCCGACGAGGAAACCCGCGCCCGGGCGAAAACTGCCCCAGCCGAGAGATCCGGCGCCCTGAACGACACAGGCCTCGCCGCAGCGAGGCCTTCCCGTCTCAGCGATACAGGGCGCGAACGGCTAGGCAGCCGGCGCCAGCCTTCCGGCGGCTAA
- a CDS encoding glycine zipper 2TM domain-containing protein produces MSKSIVVGSTLAVLGLGGLAFGAWQMQDQAQGPAYADIVNVQEITRTVETPREVCEDVQKQVPVKQPPQQAQSSDPNKLLGSAAGAVVGGLLGNQVGGGTGKKLATAAGAIGGGLAGREVQERVENRQRAQAGAGQPQTRTVTREECRTVVDTHQESEGYKVSWRDDSGTHTTRLEERPEGDQVELEEGSPNWQKTRTARQEA; encoded by the coding sequence ATGAGCAAGTCCATTGTTGTGGGGTCGACGCTCGCCGTATTGGGCCTGGGCGGCCTGGCGTTTGGCGCCTGGCAGATGCAGGATCAGGCCCAGGGGCCGGCGTACGCCGACATCGTCAACGTCCAGGAGATTACCCGTACCGTCGAGACGCCTCGGGAGGTGTGCGAAGACGTGCAGAAGCAGGTGCCCGTCAAGCAGCCGCCGCAGCAAGCCCAAAGCAGCGACCCCAACAAGCTGCTGGGCTCGGCGGCCGGCGCGGTTGTCGGCGGCCTGCTGGGTAACCAGGTAGGCGGCGGCACGGGCAAGAAACTGGCCACCGCGGCCGGCGCCATCGGCGGAGGCCTGGCCGGGCGAGAAGTTCAGGAGCGGGTGGAAAACCGCCAGCGCGCCCAGGCCGGTGCCGGCCAGCCGCAGACGCGCACGGTGACCCGCGAAGAATGCCGCACCGTGGTGGATACCCACCAGGAGTCCGAAGGCTACAAGGTGTCCTGGCGCGACGACAGCGGCACCCATACCACGCGCCTGGAAGAAAGGCCCGAGGGCGACCAGGTAGAGCTCGAGGAAGGCTCGCCCAACTGGCAGAAGACCCGCACTGCCCGGCAGGAAGCCTAG
- a CDS encoding NADPH:quinone reductase translates to MPIPATMQAAFIRETGGTDRIEIGELPVPPLGPTDVLVRMEASEVNHVDLFVRSGAFPTHTPFPFVIGRDLVGTVVEAGSGVAAFAANDRVWCNSLGHDGRQGAFAEYAVVSAERLYPLPPGVAPLEAAAVLHGAATAHIGLTREARLAAGETLLVEGAGGGVGSAVVQMAAARGARVIATASAEDADWCRRCGAEAVFDYHRDDLYRQVQDAAPEGVNVWWDCSGRHDFAHCLPLMAPGGRAVVMAGLQGAAPALPVGAMYTREITLHGFALSNAGVSDLAQAARAINRLLAAGRLKGRIGATYPLAQAAAAHEAMAAGAVRGRIAVRSP, encoded by the coding sequence ATGCCTATTCCTGCGACCATGCAGGCCGCTTTTATACGCGAAACGGGCGGCACTGATCGCATCGAAATCGGCGAGCTGCCGGTGCCGCCGCTCGGGCCGACCGACGTGCTGGTACGCATGGAAGCCAGCGAAGTCAATCACGTGGATCTGTTCGTGCGCTCGGGGGCGTTTCCCACCCATACGCCGTTTCCCTTTGTCATCGGCCGTGACCTGGTGGGCACCGTGGTCGAAGCGGGATCCGGCGTGGCGGCGTTTGCGGCTAACGACAGGGTGTGGTGCAACAGCCTGGGCCACGACGGCCGCCAGGGCGCGTTTGCCGAGTATGCCGTGGTGAGCGCGGAGCGGCTGTATCCGCTGCCGCCGGGCGTGGCGCCGCTGGAAGCGGCGGCGGTGCTGCACGGGGCAGCGACGGCGCATATCGGCCTTACGCGCGAAGCGAGGCTTGCCGCCGGAGAAACGCTGCTGGTGGAAGGCGCCGGCGGCGGCGTGGGAAGTGCGGTGGTGCAGATGGCCGCGGCCAGGGGCGCGCGGGTGATCGCCACCGCCTCCGCCGAGGATGCGGACTGGTGTCGCCGCTGCGGCGCCGAAGCCGTGTTCGACTATCATCGCGACGACCTTTACCGGCAGGTGCAAGACGCTGCCCCCGAAGGGGTCAACGTCTGGTGGGACTGCAGCGGTCGCCATGACTTTGCTCACTGCCTGCCGCTGATGGCGCCGGGCGGCCGCGCGGTGGTCATGGCCGGGCTGCAGGGAGCGGCACCGGCGCTGCCGGTGGGGGCCATGTACACGCGCGAGATAACGCTGCACGGCTTTGCCCTCAGCAATGCCGGCGTGAGCGATCTGGCTCAGGCCGCCAGAGCGATCAATCGTCTGCTTGCCGCCGGGCGGCTCAAGGGCCGCATCGGCGCGACCTACCCGCTTGCCCAGGCGGCCGCGGCGCACGAGGCCATGGCCGCCGGCGCAGTGCGCGGGCGAATCGCGGTGCGCTCTCCGTGA
- a CDS encoding heavy-metal-associated domain-containing protein, whose amino-acid sequence MKTLLRSDDLNCPSCIPKIEKALGRLGGVTHARVHFATGRIEVEHDPERVKAERLASAVRDVGYEARVSAF is encoded by the coding sequence ATGAAAACCCTGCTGAGAAGCGACGACCTCAACTGCCCGTCCTGCATCCCCAAGATCGAAAAGGCGCTTGGCCGGCTCGGCGGCGTCACCCACGCCCGGGTGCATTTTGCCACCGGGCGGATCGAGGTCGAGCACGACCCCGAGAGGGTCAAGGCCGAGCGCCTGGCATCAGCGGTGCGCGACGTTGGCTACGAGGCGCGCGTCAGCGCATTTTGA
- a CDS encoding CynX/NimT family MFS transporter, which produces MTAQAGQSRQQALVMLAIILVGFNLRPAITSVGPLLGTIRDHLGLANWSAGILTGLPLVAFAVMSPLAPAIGGRLGNARSILAGLMLLAGGIAVRSMPWTATLFVGTAVIGVGIAVMNVLLPAFIKDKLPHRVGRTTSLYSTAMAILAATAAGLSVPLASLGGLGWSFSLLAWGLMALVGVAVWVIVDRTERHGSAAAPAVQPPPPVSLWKSPLAWQVTLFMGLQSFVFYVLVSWLPEMMHDFGFSRAASGWMLSYIQFISLPGTFFAPILAEKFPHQLGIIALIGSGGIVGFAGLLFGGPLPLVLFWITILGLASGSSISLSLAFLGMRTRNAVLAAKLSGMAQSVGYVLAASGPLLIGFLYDLTGAWTGPIITMIGVYALLTLAGLGAGRNRYVEDPAL; this is translated from the coding sequence ATGACGGCACAGGCGGGGCAGTCCCGGCAGCAGGCGCTGGTCATGCTGGCCATCATTCTCGTCGGCTTTAACCTGCGCCCGGCCATTACGTCGGTGGGGCCGCTGCTCGGCACCATCCGCGACCACCTGGGCCTGGCCAACTGGAGCGCCGGCATCCTCACCGGCCTGCCCCTGGTCGCGTTTGCCGTCATGTCGCCTCTGGCCCCGGCCATCGGCGGCCGGCTGGGCAACGCGCGCAGCATCCTTGCCGGCCTTATGCTGCTTGCCGGCGGCATCGCCGTGCGCTCCATGCCGTGGACGGCCACGCTGTTTGTCGGCACGGCCGTGATCGGCGTCGGCATTGCCGTGATGAACGTGCTGCTGCCGGCCTTCATCAAGGACAAGCTGCCCCATCGCGTGGGCCGGACGACCAGCCTCTACTCCACGGCCATGGCCATCCTGGCCGCCACCGCCGCCGGCCTTTCCGTCCCCCTGGCCAGCCTCGGCGGGCTTGGCTGGAGCTTTTCCCTGCTCGCCTGGGGGCTGATGGCGCTTGTGGGCGTCGCCGTATGGGTGATCGTCGATCGTACCGAACGCCACGGCAGCGCTGCGGCGCCGGCGGTGCAGCCGCCGCCGCCCGTCAGCCTGTGGAAGTCGCCCCTGGCCTGGCAGGTGACCTTGTTCATGGGCCTGCAGTCGTTCGTTTTCTACGTGCTCGTCTCCTGGCTGCCGGAGATGATGCACGACTTCGGTTTTTCGAGAGCCGCCTCGGGCTGGATGCTCTCCTATATTCAGTTCATCAGCCTGCCGGGCACCTTTTTTGCCCCGATACTCGCCGAGAAATTCCCCCATCAGCTGGGCATTATTGCCCTTATCGGCAGCGGCGGCATCGTCGGCTTTGCCGGGCTGCTGTTCGGCGGCCCGCTGCCGCTTGTCCTCTTCTGGATCACCATTTTGGGGCTCGCCTCGGGGTCGTCGATCAGCCTGTCGCTGGCCTTTCTCGGCATGCGCACGCGAAACGCCGTGCTGGCAGCCAAGCTTTCGGGCATGGCCCAGTCGGTGGGCTATGTGCTGGCCGCCAGCGGCCCGCTGCTGATCGGCTTTCTGTACGACCTCACCGGCGCCTGGACCGGGCCCATCATCACCATGATCGGCGTCTATGCGCTGCTGACCCTTGCCGGGCTCGGGGCGGGCAGAAACCGGTACGTGGAGGACCCGGCGCTCTGA
- a CDS encoding cysteine hydrolase family protein → MSKKALLNIDYTHDFVAEDGKLSCGAPGQALEDDIVDLTEAFIEAGDDVFFAIDAHLADDPYHPEARLFPPHNIMGTPGRELYGKLAEAYEKHRDKPHVHNSDKTRYSAFVGTPLETKLRERGITELHLVGVCTDICILHTAIDAYNKGFDIVVHEKGVASFNQPGHEVALEHVKNVLGGAVV, encoded by the coding sequence ATGAGCAAGAAAGCCCTGCTGAACATCGACTACACCCACGACTTTGTCGCCGAAGACGGCAAACTCTCCTGCGGCGCCCCGGGCCAGGCGCTGGAGGACGACATCGTCGATCTTACCGAGGCCTTCATCGAAGCCGGCGACGACGTCTTCTTCGCCATCGACGCCCATCTCGCGGACGATCCCTACCACCCGGAAGCCAGGCTCTTCCCGCCGCACAACATCATGGGCACTCCGGGACGCGAACTCTACGGCAAGCTGGCCGAGGCGTACGAGAAGCATCGCGACAAGCCCCACGTGCACAACTCTGACAAGACCCGCTACAGCGCCTTTGTCGGCACCCCGCTGGAGACCAAGCTGCGCGAGCGCGGCATCACCGAGCTGCACCTGGTGGGCGTGTGCACCGATATCTGCATCCTCCACACGGCGATAGACGCCTACAACAAGGGCTTTGACATCGTCGTGCACGAAAAGGGCGTGGCCAGCTTCAACCAGCCCGGCCACGAGGTAGCGCTCGAGCACGTGAAAAACGTGCTGGGCGGGGCAGTCGTCTGA